One genomic window of Camelina sativa cultivar DH55 chromosome 5, Cs, whole genome shotgun sequence includes the following:
- the LOC104788970 gene encoding glycine-rich protein DOT1-like, with protein sequence MANHKNIFFLCFFVGLGLCSARRALLSFSESEAEVSEYGVKSGLNAGVGIGGGGGVGGGAGYGGAGGIGAGGGGGHGGGAGGGGGGGPGGGSGYGGGEGGGAGGYGEGHIGGGGGGGHGGGAGGGGGPGGGYGGGSGEGGGAGYGGGEAGGYAGGGGSGAGGGGGGGGAHGGGYGGGQGGGAGGGYGGGGAGAGGHGGGGGGGNGGGGGGGSGEGGAHGGGYGAGGGAGEGYGGGAGAGGHGGGGGGSCSQL encoded by the exons ATGGCTAATCACAAAAATATCTTCTTTCTATGTTTCTTTGTAGGTTTAGGGTTATGTTCTGCTAGACGAGCACTTCTCTCCTTCTCTGAATCCGAGGCtgaagtctctgaatatggcgtCAAAAGTGGTTTAAATGCTGGTGTTGGTATTGGTGGCGGCGGCGGAGTAGGTGGTGGTGCTGGCTACGGTGGAGCTGGAGGTATTGGCGCAGGCGGAGGTGGTGGACATGGTGGCGGTGCTGGCggaggcggcggtggtggtCCTGGAGGAGGATCTGGCTACGGAGGCGGTGAAGGTGGTGGAGCTGGTGGGTATGGCGAGGGACAtattggtggaggaggaggcggtggaCATGGGGGTGGTGCTGGCGGAGGTGGTGGTCCTGGAGGAGGCTACGGAGGTGGAAGCGGTGAAGGCGGTGGAGCTGGGTATGGAGGCGGAGAAGCTGGTGGGTATGCTGGTGGTGGAGGAAGCGGAGCAGGAGGCGGTGGAGGAGGTGGCGGTGCACATGGGGGTGGGTACGGTGGTGGACAAGGCGGTGGTGCGGGAGGAGGATATGGAGGGGGAGGTGCCGGTGCCGGTGGACATGGAGGTGGCGGAGGCGGTGGGAAtggtggcggtggaggaggaggttcTGGCGAAGGAGGAGCTCACGGTGGTGGTTACGGAGCAGGAGGTGGGGCTGGAGAGGGATATGGCGGTGGTGCGGGAGCTGGTGGacatggtggtggaggaggag gTAGTTGTTCCCA
- the LOC104788971 gene encoding uncharacterized protein LOC104788971 has translation MARIRRRFPKRHIRGDVHHVGFFGQRLIVTVTHTTSVIRRWIQSIRFFSRLRLSHPLVVGLGVQWTPGGPNPPPDTLQLCVGIRCLIIQLSHCKSMPNVLRSFLEDRTITFVGVWNSQDQDKLESFYHQLYVWRLLDIRYYLPIWLKNSSFEKIVEERLGHRGVRKEKKICMSDWGVYKLYDDQIVQASHDVYVCCKLGVEERIWEM, from the coding sequence ATGGCTAGGATCAGAAGAAGATTCCCAAAGCGCCATATCCGCGGAGACGTACACCACGTCGGTTTTTTTGGACAACGTTTGATCGTCACGGTCACTCATACTACTTCAGTGATCCGCCGATGGATCCAAAGCATTCGCTTCTTCAGCCGTCTTCGTTTGTCACACCCTCTCGTTGTCGGACTCGGCGTCCAATGGACACCCGGTGGTCCCAATCCACCACCGGACACTCTCCAGTTATGTGTTGGTATCCGCTGTCTCATCATCCAGTTGTCTCACTGTAAGAGCATGCCCAACGTCCTCCGAAGTTTCTTGGAAGATCGCACAATCACTTTTGTCGGCGTATGGAACAGCCAGGACCAGGACAAGCTCGAGAGTTTTTACCATCAGTTGTACGTTTGGAGACTTCTCGACATAAGGTACTATCTGCCTATTTGGCTCAAGAATAGTTCCTTTGAGAAGATCGTGGAGGAGCGTTTGGGGCACAGAGGAGtgaggaaagaaaagaagatatgtATGAGTGATTGGGGCGTTTACAAACTTTATGATGATCAGATAGTTCAGGCGTCACATGATGTCTATGTTTGCTGCAAGCTCGGTGTTGAGGAACGTATTTGGGAAATGTGA